A stretch of DNA from Halobacillus litoralis:
ATTTTTACTTTTGGAGAACCGTATTCAATGTCAACCACTACATTTTTCACACCGGCTTTTTTTTGCTTTTTCCTGGTAGTCATTTAATAATTCGGTCGCATATTGTTCCGCGCGGATCGCAAGGGAACGGTCATAGGCTTCTACGGTCGCAAAGGCTCGTGTATCCACCACGTGAGCTAAAACCAGTTTCGCCTCATTCCGGTTCGCAATGTCAATGGCTTTATTGAATGCCACTTCTGCCGTTACAGAACCGTCGACCGCCACAACAATATCCTTATATTCAAAAGTCATGCTTGATGCCTCCTCTCTTTTCTATATCATTATTATATCATGCCAGTTTGTTGGATAGTCGGGCAATTCATGCATAATTATAACAATTTTTCGAAAACTAAACAGGGAGGTGGTCACATGAAGAAACCGAAGAATCCAATGGAAAAAGAAAAAGAAATGCAAAAGGAACAACAACTCATGCAGTCGATAAATGAAAGTTACCAATCAGGATATAAGAAAAAAGATAAACGTTAATAAAAGCCCCAGCAGCTTTAAGCTGCTTGGGTACTTCTATGATCTTCTTTTTATAAAAAATGGGTAAATGGTGAAGATGACTAAGAACGTTAAGAACCCTGGAGACCATGCATCAGGAAGAAGGAAATAAAGTAGGCTTCCTGTCATTATTGCTCCCATAGCCAAGCAGTTCACATAACGGGGCTTCGTTAAAAGAATTAAATCTTCTTCGTTCAATCGGTTTCTCTTTACAATAAGGTAATCACTACAAATAACAGCTGAAATTGGAATGATCAAACCGCCAAGCAAAGAGATGAATGATTCTGCTTCATTTACAAGGGCGGGGAAGCCACTAAGGAACACACCTACTGAGCCGAAAGCAACCGCCGCTTGAACTCTAGAGAGTTTGGGGAAGGTATTCAAAAGGCTGAACCCTCCTGTGTAAGCATTACTGACATTAATGCTGACCATAGAAATGATGGCGGTTGCAGTAATGATCGCTATAAGAAGCGGAGAATTCGTCAAGTCAGTGGATGATACATATGGGTTGATATCGTGAAATAAATAGGCGGATGCACACCCGATGACCGCTGTTATAAAGAAGCCGATTCCATTTCCGATTAGTAGTCCATAAAAACCATGAGAAGGGGTTTTTGCATACCTTGTCATATCCG
This window harbors:
- a CDS encoding cytosine permease: MPALAVLEGGLSFWTGVISTSLGALLGFLLVSFLSLPGARLGIPAQYALRTILGVNGTRFLSAPIRSLTSLYWFSVQTIGGTYVIQQLILRLTGIELPFWVYSIPLSILMVTLAIVGFDAVKQAMSYFLPLLLIGEATILYVYFTTNHTTDSLLMLQMGGLEGSFSSMLFFASLAFVQYVSGVSASADMTRYAKTPSHGFYGLLIGNGIGFFITAVIGCASAYLFHDINPYVSSTDLTNSPLLIAIITATAIISMVSINVSNAYTGGFSLLNTFPKLSRVQAAVAFGSVGVFLSGFPALVNEAESFISLLGGLIIPISAVICSDYLIVKRNRLNEEDLILLTKPRYVNCLAMGAIMTGSLLYFLLPDAWSPGFLTFLVIFTIYPFFIKRRS